A section of the Arabiibacter massiliensis genome encodes:
- the selB gene encoding selenocysteine-specific translation elongation factor encodes MTAADGGGRSVVLGTAGHIDHGKSSLVRALTGVDPDRLAEEKRRGITIELGFAQLELPDGTGMGVVDVPGHERFVRQMIAGATGIDLALLCVAADDGVMPQTEEHLAVLELLGIERLVVALTKSDLVDGEWAAFMADEVRARLAGTPFAGAPIVAVSARTGEGLDELKAELGRAARTASRGKAGERLRLPVDRVFTIKGAGTVVTGTLWSGSAQAGDEAEVLPRGLRTRIRGVQVHGEPVERAEAGHRVALNLNAVSVDEVRLGDFLAAPGAALATDRFDATLSYLGLPGKPKPLESGARVHVAHGTREVCGRVLLMGGRESLAPGERAYAQIRLDEPLPAAWRDRFVVRSYSPVHVIGGGEVLRTRPRRTTALPPEALALLDALKAHDEAAVARAAFALEPYPVTAAELAASSGLDEESALRELEALAASGAAVRLGTGGRFAAKAQLQRHCAAIENALLKFHMENPSLTGIAKDALRRRCLPRAGADCFDDLLAEAAARGSAVVSGGEASHPKAGAGAKKREEEAAEALHAKLAAAAGAPPTTADLVKESGLDAQMAHRALGMLEKQGRARRVGGEFYFDAAAYDALEDAARSRLAEGPATAAELKDAMGTSRKYAIPLLEHFDARGLTRRDGDVRVLNKK; translated from the coding sequence ATGACGGCGGCGGACGGCGGCGGACGCAGCGTCGTGCTGGGCACGGCGGGCCACATCGACCACGGCAAGTCCTCGCTCGTGCGGGCGCTCACCGGGGTGGACCCCGACCGCCTTGCCGAGGAGAAGCGCCGAGGCATCACCATCGAGCTGGGGTTCGCGCAGCTCGAGCTGCCGGACGGCACGGGCATGGGCGTGGTGGACGTGCCGGGACACGAGCGCTTCGTGCGCCAGATGATAGCGGGCGCCACGGGCATCGACCTGGCGCTCCTGTGCGTGGCCGCCGACGACGGCGTCATGCCGCAGACCGAGGAGCACCTGGCCGTGCTCGAGCTTCTGGGCATCGAGCGCTTGGTGGTGGCGCTCACGAAGAGCGACCTCGTGGACGGGGAATGGGCCGCGTTCATGGCCGACGAGGTGCGCGCGCGCCTGGCCGGGACGCCCTTCGCTGGCGCGCCCATCGTGGCCGTGTCGGCGCGCACGGGCGAGGGGCTCGACGAGCTCAAGGCCGAGCTCGGACGTGCGGCGCGCACTGCGAGCCGCGGCAAGGCCGGCGAGCGCTTGCGCCTTCCCGTGGACCGCGTGTTCACCATCAAGGGCGCGGGCACGGTGGTCACCGGCACGCTGTGGAGCGGCTCGGCGCAGGCGGGCGACGAGGCGGAGGTGCTGCCCCGGGGCCTGCGCACCCGCATCCGCGGCGTGCAGGTGCACGGCGAGCCCGTCGAGCGCGCCGAGGCCGGGCACCGCGTGGCCCTCAACCTGAACGCGGTGTCCGTGGACGAGGTGCGCCTCGGCGACTTCCTCGCCGCGCCCGGAGCCGCCCTCGCCACCGACCGCTTCGACGCGACGCTCTCCTACCTGGGCCTGCCCGGCAAGCCGAAGCCCCTCGAGAGCGGCGCGCGCGTGCACGTGGCGCACGGCACGCGCGAGGTGTGCGGCCGCGTGCTGCTCATGGGCGGCCGCGAGTCGCTTGCCCCCGGCGAGCGCGCCTACGCGCAGATCCGCCTCGACGAGCCCCTGCCCGCCGCCTGGCGCGACCGGTTCGTCGTGCGCTCGTACTCCCCCGTCCACGTGATCGGCGGCGGCGAGGTGCTGCGCACGCGGCCTCGGCGCACGACGGCGCTCCCGCCCGAGGCGCTCGCGCTGCTCGACGCGCTCAAGGCCCACGACGAGGCGGCCGTTGCGCGCGCGGCCTTCGCGCTCGAGCCCTACCCGGTGACGGCGGCGGAACTGGCCGCGTCGTCGGGCCTCGACGAGGAGTCGGCGCTGCGCGAGCTCGAGGCGCTCGCGGCGTCGGGCGCGGCCGTGCGCCTCGGCACGGGCGGGCGCTTCGCGGCGAAGGCCCAGCTGCAGCGGCACTGCGCAGCCATCGAGAACGCGCTTCTGAAGTTCCATATGGAGAACCCCTCGCTCACCGGCATCGCCAAGGACGCGCTGCGTCGGCGCTGTCTGCCGCGCGCGGGCGCCGACTGCTTCGACGACCTCCTGGCCGAGGCGGCGGCGCGCGGATCGGCCGTAGTGTCGGGCGGCGAGGCGAGCCACCCCAAGGCCGGCGCGGGCGCGAAGAAGCGCGAGGAGGAGGCCGCCGAGGCCCTGCACGCGAAGCTCGCGGCCGCCGCCGGCGCGCCACCGACCACGGCCGATCTGGTCAAGGAGTCGGGCCTCGACGCGCAGATGGCGCATCGCGCCCTCGGCATGCTGGAGAAGCAGGGCCGCGCCCGGCGCGTGGGCGGCGAGTTCTACTTCGACGCGGCCGCCTACGACGCCCTCGAGGACGCCGCGCGGTCACGCCTGGCCGAGGGCCCCGCAACCGCCGCCGAGCTCAAGGACGCCATGGGCACGAGCCGCAAGTACGCCATCCCCCTGCTCGAGCACTTCGACGCCCGCGGCCTCACCCGCCGCGACGGCGACGTGCGCGTCCTCAACAAGAAGTGA
- a CDS encoding aminotransferase class V-fold PLP-dependent enzyme → MIYLDNAATTLMKPPEVAEAVARAIGSFGGVGRGVHEASIAAGMAVFDARERTARLLGAPSAARVAFAANATEALNIAIEGLLPDGGRAVTTAASHNSVLRPLFRARDERGCSVEVAPHGADGSLDFAALERLLAGGADLVAVAHASNLTGDVYDAALLARMAHEAGALIVLDAAQTAGALPVDMGALGADVVCFTGHKSLFGPQGTGGLAVAEGVEVSPLLEGGSGTHSFDERHPRFMPEALEAGTLNAHGLAGLAAGIAYLEGVGVDEVARQAAALVERFEAGALAVPGVRVLGGHGGIARCGIVALNVGGADSALVADRLVQDFGICVRAGAHCAPLMHRALGTEGQGAVRFSFSHFNTEYEVDQALEALEAVARDLA, encoded by the coding sequence ATGATCTATTTGGACAACGCGGCGACGACGCTCATGAAGCCGCCCGAGGTGGCCGAGGCGGTGGCGCGCGCCATCGGCTCGTTCGGCGGCGTGGGGCGCGGCGTGCACGAGGCGTCCATCGCGGCGGGCATGGCGGTGTTCGACGCGCGGGAGCGCACGGCGCGGCTGCTCGGCGCGCCCTCGGCGGCGCGCGTCGCCTTCGCGGCCAACGCGACGGAGGCTCTCAACATCGCCATCGAGGGGCTGCTGCCCGACGGCGGGCGGGCCGTGACCACGGCGGCCTCGCACAACTCGGTGCTGCGGCCGCTGTTCCGCGCCCGCGACGAGCGCGGCTGCTCGGTGGAGGTGGCGCCGCATGGCGCGGACGGGTCGCTCGACTTCGCGGCTTTGGAGCGGCTGCTCGCGGGCGGGGCCGACCTCGTGGCCGTCGCGCACGCGTCCAACCTCACGGGCGACGTGTACGATGCGGCGCTCCTGGCGCGCATGGCGCACGAGGCGGGCGCGCTCATCGTGCTGGACGCGGCCCAGACGGCGGGCGCGCTGCCGGTGGACATGGGCGCGCTCGGCGCGGATGTCGTGTGCTTCACCGGCCACAAGAGCCTGTTCGGGCCGCAGGGCACGGGCGGCCTCGCCGTGGCGGAAGGCGTGGAGGTGTCGCCGCTTCTGGAGGGCGGCTCGGGCACGCACAGCTTCGACGAGCGCCACCCGCGCTTCATGCCCGAGGCCCTGGAGGCGGGCACGCTTAACGCGCACGGCCTGGCGGGCCTCGCGGCGGGCATTGCCTATCTGGAGGGCGTCGGCGTGGACGAGGTCGCGCGCCAGGCGGCGGCCCTCGTCGAGCGCTTCGAGGCGGGGGCGCTCGCCGTCCCCGGCGTGCGCGTGCTCGGCGGGCACGGCGGTATCGCGCGCTGCGGCATCGTCGCGCTCAACGTGGGCGGGGCCGACTCGGCGCTCGTGGCCGATCGGCTGGTGCAGGATTTCGGCATCTGCGTGCGCGCGGGCGCCCACTGCGCGCCGCTCATGCACCGCGCGCTCGGCACCGAGGGGCAGGGAGCCGTGCGCTTCAGCTTCTCGCACTTCAACACTGAGTACGAGGTGGACCAGGCCCTCGAGGCGCTCGAGGCCGTCGCCCGCGACCTGGCATGA
- a CDS encoding hydrogenase maturation nickel metallochaperone HypA, translating to MHEMSLVRNVMDIVLERAEAAGASRVVAVHVLVGEGRDVVNELFEGLFRFLARGTIAEDAELVLVEMPYMVRCNRCGAPFHLNVMDEGTWTCPRCEAARDYALVSGMELTISELEIEVEEREALMTCGQPSSG from the coding sequence ATGCATGAGATGTCGCTTGTCCGCAACGTGATGGACATCGTGCTCGAGCGGGCGGAGGCGGCGGGCGCGTCACGCGTCGTCGCCGTGCACGTGCTGGTGGGCGAGGGACGCGATGTGGTCAACGAGCTGTTCGAGGGCCTCTTCCGGTTCCTGGCCCGCGGCACCATCGCCGAGGACGCGGAGCTCGTGCTGGTGGAGATGCCCTATATGGTCCGGTGCAATCGATGCGGCGCGCCGTTCCACCTGAACGTGATGGATGAGGGGACCTGGACCTGCCCTCGCTGCGAAGCGGCGCGGGACTACGCGCTCGTGAGCGGCATGGAGCTGACCATCTCCGAGCTGGAGATCGAAGTCGAGGAACGCGAGGCGCTCATGACCTGCGGCCAGCCCTCGAGCGGTTGA
- a CDS encoding DUF3343 domain-containing protein: MGFDYVLAFESTHAAMAADKFLSPGGAKLIPTPRAVSAGCGMSLRFTAADDAEALARVRSVEAARGLAALYRMEDGACDLVERL, from the coding sequence ATGGGTTTCGATTACGTGCTGGCCTTCGAGTCGACGCATGCCGCGATGGCCGCCGACAAATTCCTCTCGCCTGGAGGGGCGAAGCTCATCCCCACGCCGCGCGCCGTGAGCGCCGGCTGCGGCATGTCCCTGCGCTTCACGGCCGCGGACGACGCCGAGGCCCTCGCCCGCGTGCGCTCCGTGGAGGCCGCGCGGGGCCTGGCCGCCCTCTACCGCATGGAAGACGGCGCATGCGACCTGGTAGAGCGCCTGTGA
- a CDS encoding LysR family transcriptional regulator, giving the protein MHDRHLEGFVRVVERGSFSKAAADLFVSPNALIKQVNLLERDVGVELLSRTNRGIKPTPAGEYLYEKAKAFIAESQKATEEARRIGSAETHVIRLATSLLRPTRKIAAWWKDIEVDHPTLKLTIVSIPDEFEQWQKYFLELGNEIDVAAAIKPGEGWSWFKKCRVRDIYTTPVVCAVPQGHRLCKKERLTFADLHDEKVLLGPPNTTPAYDLVRARIVSEHPRIRLAECAPYDVGDLNTAAEDGSIVIVCEDWAGAHPFFDFIPLEEGGRVTISLIYPLDCNDAILEFVDAISEQAGKNATEGSIHE; this is encoded by the coding sequence ATGCACGACCGGCATTTGGAGGGATTCGTTCGCGTCGTCGAGCGCGGGAGCTTCTCGAAAGCGGCGGCGGATCTGTTCGTCTCGCCCAACGCGCTCATCAAGCAGGTGAACCTGCTCGAGAGGGACGTCGGCGTGGAGCTGCTCTCGCGCACCAACCGCGGCATCAAGCCCACCCCCGCGGGCGAGTACCTGTACGAGAAGGCGAAGGCGTTCATCGCGGAATCGCAGAAAGCCACGGAGGAGGCCCGCCGGATAGGCAGCGCCGAAACCCACGTCATCCGCCTCGCGACGTCGCTTCTCAGGCCCACGAGGAAGATCGCCGCATGGTGGAAGGACATCGAGGTCGACCATCCCACGTTGAAGCTGACCATCGTCTCCATCCCCGACGAGTTCGAGCAGTGGCAGAAATACTTCCTCGAACTGGGGAACGAGATCGACGTCGCCGCGGCCATCAAGCCCGGCGAAGGCTGGAGCTGGTTCAAGAAATGCCGGGTCAGGGACATCTACACCACCCCGGTGGTCTGCGCGGTGCCGCAGGGGCACCGCCTGTGCAAGAAGGAGCGCCTCACGTTCGCGGATCTGCACGACGAGAAGGTGCTGCTCGGCCCGCCCAACACGACGCCCGCCTACGACCTGGTGCGGGCCCGCATCGTCTCCGAGCATCCGCGCATCCGGCTCGCCGAATGCGCCCCCTACGACGTGGGCGACCTCAACACGGCGGCGGAGGACGGCTCCATCGTCATCGTCTGCGAGGATTGGGCGGGCGCGCACCCGTTCTTCGACTTCATCCCCCTCGAAGAAGGAGGGCGCGTCACCATAAGCCTCATCTATCCTTTGGACTGCAACGATGCCATACTGGAGTTCGTCGACGCGATAAGCGAGCAGGCGGGCAAAAACGCGACGGAAGGAAGCATCCATGAGTGA
- the selA gene encoding L-seryl-tRNA(Sec) selenium transferase, whose amino-acid sequence MAITPPTDLLRSLPQVEETLHEPELRALEALVPRAMLADCVRAAVDETRRAVLAGTCTAVDPRAVAEDACLRALLCLKPSLRRVVNATGVIVHTNLGRSPLAQEAVDAVVDVARGYSTLEYDTRAMARGSRHDHVEHLICALTGAEAAIAVNNNAAAVMMVLTEFASGHEAVVSRGELVEIGGSFRVPDIMALSGAAMVEAGTTNKTHLADYERALSPDTAMLLKVHPSNYRMVGFVESVGVAELRRLADEENARRGARRGERGGVLVYEDQGSGAFLRLDCFGAYAEPAVAESLRAGCDLVSFSGDKLLGGPQAGIVAGSRELVGRLKKNPLARALRLDKMTLAALEATLRLYLEPERALAEIPALRMLSEPAEAVRARAERLLETVAAALPEGCARLSVVDEIARAGGGALPMCDIPTFAVRVEFACGDALSCERHLVSGRAMPVVGRIKKEALLLDARTVLDGDEMAEIAAGLAEYFEEARA is encoded by the coding sequence ATGGCGATCACTCCCCCGACCGACCTGCTCCGATCGCTCCCCCAGGTGGAGGAGACGCTCCATGAGCCGGAGCTGCGCGCGCTCGAGGCCCTCGTACCGCGCGCCATGCTGGCCGACTGCGTGCGGGCGGCCGTGGACGAGACGCGCCGGGCCGTCCTCGCGGGCACGTGCACGGCCGTGGACCCCCGCGCCGTGGCCGAGGACGCCTGCCTGCGCGCGCTCCTGTGCCTGAAGCCGTCGCTGCGCCGCGTGGTGAACGCCACGGGCGTCATCGTGCACACGAACCTCGGCCGCAGCCCGCTGGCGCAGGAGGCCGTGGACGCGGTCGTCGACGTGGCGCGCGGCTATTCCACGCTGGAATACGACACCCGGGCCATGGCGCGCGGCAGCCGCCACGACCATGTCGAGCACCTCATCTGCGCGCTCACCGGCGCGGAGGCCGCCATCGCCGTGAACAACAACGCCGCGGCGGTCATGATGGTGCTCACGGAGTTCGCATCCGGGCACGAGGCCGTGGTCTCGCGCGGCGAGCTGGTGGAGATCGGCGGGTCGTTCCGCGTCCCAGACATCATGGCCCTCTCGGGCGCCGCCATGGTAGAGGCGGGCACGACGAACAAGACCCACCTCGCCGACTACGAGCGCGCGCTCTCGCCCGACACGGCGATGCTGTTGAAGGTGCACCCGTCGAACTACCGCATGGTGGGCTTCGTGGAGAGCGTGGGCGTGGCCGAGCTGCGCCGCCTCGCCGACGAGGAGAACGCGCGGCGCGGCGCGCGGCGCGGGGAGCGCGGCGGCGTGCTGGTGTACGAGGACCAGGGGTCGGGCGCGTTCCTGCGGCTCGACTGCTTCGGCGCCTACGCCGAGCCGGCCGTGGCCGAGTCGCTGCGCGCGGGCTGCGACCTCGTGTCGTTCTCGGGCGACAAGCTGCTCGGCGGGCCGCAGGCGGGCATCGTCGCGGGATCGCGCGAGCTGGTGGGCCGCTTGAAGAAGAACCCGCTCGCCCGCGCGCTGCGCCTGGACAAGATGACGCTCGCCGCGCTCGAAGCGACGCTGCGCCTGTACCTCGAGCCCGAGCGCGCGCTTGCGGAGATCCCTGCGCTGCGCATGCTCTCCGAGCCCGCCGAGGCGGTGCGCGCCCGTGCCGAGCGGCTGCTGGAGACCGTCGCGGCCGCGCTGCCCGAGGGGTGCGCGCGCCTTTCGGTGGTGGACGAGATCGCGCGGGCGGGCGGCGGGGCCCTTCCCATGTGCGACATCCCCACCTTCGCCGTGCGCGTGGAGTTCGCCTGCGGCGACGCGCTTTCCTGCGAGCGGCACCTCGTGAGCGGGCGCGCCATGCCCGTGGTGGGCCGCATCAAGAAGGAGGCCCTGCTGCTGGACGCGCGCACGGTGCTCGACGGAGACGAGATGGCCGAGATCGCCGCAGGGCTTGCGGAATACTTCGAGGAGGCACGGGCATGA
- the yedF gene encoding sulfurtransferase-like selenium metabolism protein YedF produces MKVIDAFGLQCPKPLVLAKKEIDAGVRELAVKVDNDTAVKNLSRLAGTSGLGVSVEGIEGGFLVTFSEGDGPAGQAPSAPAAACPASGGCGYAVFVGKDHVGEGDGELGYNLMKMALYTLAECGEPPASLLFMNAGVKLVAGGEQQVVDSVRSLMEQGAEVLVCGTCLDFYGLKDRLAAGEASNMYDILGRMREAAKVISL; encoded by the coding sequence GTGAAGGTGATCGACGCGTTCGGGCTGCAGTGCCCCAAGCCGCTCGTGCTGGCGAAGAAGGAGATCGACGCGGGCGTGCGCGAGCTCGCGGTCAAGGTGGATAACGACACAGCGGTGAAGAACCTCTCGCGCCTTGCCGGCACGTCCGGCCTGGGCGTTTCCGTCGAAGGCATCGAGGGCGGGTTCCTCGTGACGTTCTCCGAGGGCGACGGGCCGGCTGGGCAGGCGCCGTCCGCTCCGGCTGCCGCCTGCCCGGCGTCCGGCGGCTGCGGCTACGCGGTGTTCGTCGGCAAGGACCACGTGGGGGAGGGCGACGGCGAGCTCGGCTACAACCTCATGAAGATGGCGCTCTACACCCTGGCCGAATGCGGCGAGCCGCCCGCGTCGCTTTTGTTCATGAACGCGGGCGTGAAGCTGGTGGCCGGCGGCGAGCAGCAGGTGGTCGACAGCGTGAGGAGCCTGATGGAGCAGGGCGCCGAGGTGCTCGTGTGCGGCACGTGCCTGGACTTCTACGGCCTCAAGGACAGGCTCGCGGCGGGCGAGGCGTCCAACATGTACGACATCCTCGGGCGCATGCGCGAGGCCGCCAAAGTGATCTCGCTGTAG
- a CDS encoding 4Fe-4S binding protein encodes MSRQFIEIDEEVTPQGGIKRRDFLKCAAVGAMGASMASLFGCSQAPGDAKAAEPEGAAPAAQVKAPATTGAVASGGRVDPLTSDALMQQVLEESEVAGDVVMSDGTVIPEIYVRMRNRINRIGKGIGSHPAKESWDMIMYLFSEEDAEHYLEMLMHEFFTAANYSVLSGRSEDECAEILEDMADRCLIYRVRRAGLTYFLLLPHINGFWEFYELKLAYESGDPYNTQPGGPIAEFNQQGIMADANDYDLTFPLFRSYPISLDVIEGDAFEPWQDWRALIKRNKTITVSPCQCRTMWNALEVDYPEDHPIRTCLSLGEMAEYFIENGIGDQIAQDEAIAVVEDAIAHGMVPESVCAQNADIICCCHGDSCGNLKGYLAAGGGNCGTYFSAYTLKYDAEKCIGCGKCVDICPMHSVTIEDGKCVMDALCVRCGHCVEACPQSARILTPTEGYPDLPNEYIDCNRYFAKDRMARGLTEDFTDTKLQVEA; translated from the coding sequence ATGTCCAGGCAATTCATCGAGATCGACGAGGAAGTCACCCCGCAGGGAGGCATCAAGCGGCGCGACTTCCTGAAGTGCGCGGCCGTCGGCGCCATGGGGGCGTCCATGGCCTCGCTGTTCGGCTGCAGCCAGGCGCCCGGCGACGCGAAGGCCGCCGAGCCCGAGGGGGCGGCACCTGCGGCTCAGGTGAAGGCCCCCGCGACGACGGGCGCGGTCGCCAGCGGTGGACGCGTCGACCCCCTGACGAGCGACGCGCTCATGCAGCAGGTTCTGGAGGAGTCGGAGGTGGCGGGCGACGTCGTCATGTCGGACGGCACCGTGATCCCCGAGATCTACGTGCGCATGCGCAACCGCATCAACCGCATCGGCAAGGGCATCGGCTCGCATCCCGCCAAGGAGAGCTGGGACATGATCATGTACCTGTTCAGCGAGGAGGACGCCGAGCATTACCTTGAGATGCTCATGCACGAGTTCTTCACGGCGGCCAACTACTCGGTGCTCTCCGGGCGCTCGGAGGACGAATGCGCGGAGATCCTCGAGGACATGGCGGACCGCTGTTTGATCTACCGCGTGCGCCGCGCCGGCCTGACGTACTTCCTGCTGTTGCCCCATATCAACGGCTTCTGGGAGTTCTACGAGCTGAAGCTGGCCTACGAGAGCGGCGACCCCTACAACACGCAGCCGGGAGGCCCCATCGCCGAGTTCAACCAGCAGGGGATCATGGCCGATGCGAACGACTACGACCTGACGTTCCCGCTGTTCCGCTCGTATCCCATCAGCCTCGACGTCATCGAGGGCGACGCCTTCGAGCCGTGGCAGGACTGGCGGGCGCTTATCAAGCGCAACAAGACCATCACGGTGTCGCCGTGCCAATGCCGCACCATGTGGAACGCCCTCGAGGTCGACTATCCCGAGGACCATCCCATCAGGACGTGCCTGTCGCTCGGCGAGATGGCCGAGTACTTCATCGAGAACGGCATCGGCGACCAGATCGCCCAGGATGAGGCCATCGCCGTGGTGGAGGACGCCATCGCGCACGGCATGGTGCCCGAGTCGGTGTGCGCGCAGAATGCCGACATCATCTGCTGCTGCCACGGCGACAGCTGCGGCAACCTCAAGGGCTACCTCGCGGCCGGCGGCGGCAACTGCGGCACGTACTTCAGCGCCTACACGTTGAAGTACGACGCCGAGAAGTGCATCGGCTGCGGGAAGTGCGTCGACATCTGCCCGATGCACTCCGTCACGATCGAGGACGGCAAATGCGTCATGGACGCGCTCTGCGTGCGGTGCGGCCACTGCGTCGAGGCCTGCCCGCAAAGCGCCCGTATCCTGACCCCCACCGAGGGCTATCCGGATCTGCCCAACGAGTACATCGACTGCAACCGCTACTTCGCGAAGGACCGCATGGCTCGCGGGTTGACGGAGGACTTCACCGACACGAAGCTCCAGGTGGAGGCGTAG
- a CDS encoding glycosyltransferase family 4 protein, with translation MRILNVTAQKPDSTGSGVYLAQLVRCQVEAGHEAAVVCGVAAGDEAALPAGVPVRPVRFETDALPFPVCGMSDEMPYRSTRYRDLTPGMAERFERAFAAALAEMDEAFRPDVVICHHLYLLTAIARELLPHRPMGAVCHSTDLRQMATHGLARERIVADVRGLDVVLALHEEQKRQIERVYGVDPGRVQVVGTGYDAATFSREGRALGAGPLAEGRPAELVYVGKIARKKGLLSLLEAFDAMDAPAGARLRLVGGAGDAAEHALICERARACRRPAELLGRKAPAEVARICRGSDVFVLPSFYEGLPLVTVEALACGCSVVMTDLPGVRPWLDERIPGAPVSYVEPPRMEGIDEPAADDLPAFERRLARALEDAVARPPRFCDTEGACWERLSERILSHMERAAAAREC, from the coding sequence ATGAGGATCCTCAACGTCACGGCGCAGAAGCCGGACAGCACGGGAAGCGGCGTGTACCTGGCCCAGCTCGTGCGCTGCCAGGTGGAGGCGGGCCACGAGGCGGCCGTCGTGTGCGGCGTCGCGGCCGGCGACGAGGCGGCGCTGCCCGCGGGCGTTCCCGTGCGCCCCGTGCGCTTCGAGACGGACGCGCTGCCCTTCCCCGTGTGCGGCATGTCCGACGAGATGCCCTACCGCTCAACTCGCTACCGCGATCTGACGCCTGGGATGGCCGAGCGCTTCGAGCGCGCGTTCGCGGCCGCCCTGGCGGAGATGGACGAGGCGTTCCGGCCCGACGTGGTGATCTGCCACCACCTGTATCTGCTCACGGCCATCGCCCGCGAGCTTCTGCCGCACCGCCCGATGGGGGCCGTGTGCCATTCCACCGACCTGCGCCAGATGGCGACGCATGGGCTGGCGCGCGAGCGCATCGTGGCCGACGTGAGGGGGCTCGACGTCGTGCTTGCGCTGCACGAGGAGCAGAAGCGCCAGATCGAGCGGGTCTACGGGGTCGATCCCGGGCGCGTGCAGGTGGTGGGCACCGGCTACGACGCCGCGACGTTCTCGCGGGAGGGGCGCGCCCTCGGCGCGGGGCCGCTCGCCGAGGGACGGCCCGCCGAACTCGTGTACGTGGGAAAGATCGCGCGCAAGAAGGGCCTGCTCAGCCTGCTGGAGGCGTTCGATGCGATGGATGCGCCCGCCGGCGCGCGGCTGCGCCTCGTGGGCGGGGCGGGCGATGCGGCCGAGCACGCGCTCATCTGCGAGCGGGCGCGCGCGTGCCGCCGCCCGGCGGAGCTCCTCGGCCGCAAGGCGCCGGCGGAGGTCGCGCGCATCTGCCGCGGCTCCGACGTGTTCGTGCTGCCGTCGTTCTACGAGGGGCTGCCGCTCGTGACGGTGGAGGCGCTCGCGTGCGGGTGCTCCGTGGTCATGACCGACCTGCCGGGCGTGCGGCCGTGGCTCGACGAGCGCATCCCCGGCGCGCCCGTCTCCTACGTGGAGCCGCCGCGCATGGAAGGCATCGACGAGCCGGCTGCGGACGACCTGCCCGCCTTCGAGCGGCGCCTGGCCCGCGCGCTCGAGGACGCCGTCGCGCGTCCGCCGCGCTTCTGCGACACCGAGGGCGCGTGCTGGGAGCGCTTGTCCGAGCGCATCCTCTCGCATATGGAGCGCGCGGCCGCGGCCCGGGAGTGCTAA
- the selD gene encoding selenide, water dikinase SelD, with translation MSEAERIMLTTLTSKGGUAAKWGPGDLEDILAKIAAPAGMPPDERLLLGFETSDDAAVWKLSDDAAAVLTVDFFTPIVDDPYEFGRVAAANALSDVFAMGAVPHVALNLLALDCALGPDVAAAILRGGADAVREAGAFVAGGHTIDDAEPKYGLAVFGTVHPDRILANAGARPGDALYLTKPLGTGIMVAAKSCGLADEEGLRPVVESMMELNAAGGRACRAAGAHAATDVTGFGLAGHLHEMLAASGCAAELDFDALPLFEGVFEHAAAYCRPNRTFAIMDRAEAYVAQGALDDEEFDNRMAVICDPQTSGGILAAVAPERAAAFERTFREAAGRPPALIGCVVEGEAGTIRFAPLSS, from the coding sequence ATGAGTGAAGCGGAGCGCATCATGCTCACCACGCTCACGTCGAAGGGCGGTTGAGCGGCGAAGTGGGGTCCGGGCGACCTCGAGGACATACTGGCGAAGATCGCCGCGCCGGCGGGCATGCCTCCCGACGAGCGGCTGCTGCTCGGCTTCGAGACGAGCGACGACGCCGCCGTCTGGAAGCTCTCCGACGACGCAGCGGCCGTGCTCACGGTGGACTTCTTCACGCCCATCGTGGACGATCCCTACGAGTTCGGGCGCGTGGCGGCGGCCAACGCGCTCTCCGACGTGTTCGCCATGGGAGCCGTGCCGCACGTGGCGCTGAACCTGCTCGCGCTCGATTGCGCGCTCGGGCCCGACGTGGCGGCGGCCATCCTGCGCGGCGGCGCGGACGCGGTGCGGGAGGCGGGCGCGTTCGTGGCGGGCGGCCACACCATCGACGACGCGGAGCCGAAGTACGGCTTGGCCGTGTTCGGCACCGTGCATCCCGACCGCATCCTGGCCAACGCCGGCGCGCGGCCGGGCGACGCGCTCTACCTGACGAAGCCCTTGGGAACGGGCATCATGGTGGCGGCGAAGTCGTGCGGACTCGCAGACGAGGAGGGGCTGCGCCCTGTCGTGGAGTCGATGATGGAGCTCAACGCCGCCGGCGGGCGGGCGTGCCGGGCTGCCGGGGCGCACGCGGCCACCGACGTCACCGGGTTCGGGCTGGCGGGGCACCTCCACGAGATGCTCGCGGCGAGCGGCTGCGCGGCCGAGCTGGACTTCGACGCGTTGCCCCTGTTCGAAGGGGTGTTCGAGCATGCGGCGGCCTATTGCAGGCCCAACCGCACCTTCGCCATCATGGACCGGGCCGAGGCCTACGTGGCGCAGGGGGCGCTCGACGACGAGGAGTTCGACAACCGCATGGCCGTCATCTGCGACCCGCAGACGTCGGGAGGCATCCTGGCCGCCGTCGCGCCCGAGCGTGCCGCTGCCTTCGAGAGGACCTTCCGCGAGGCCGCCGGACGGCCCCCCGCGCTCATCGGCTGCGTCGTCGAGGGCGAGGCGGGGACGATACGGTTCGCCCCCTTGTCATCCTGA